The following DNA comes from Papaver somniferum cultivar HN1 chromosome 4, ASM357369v1, whole genome shotgun sequence.
ATTGTATCAATGTAATAATAAGTACTTGTTCGTTTTATTTTATTACTACCAGTAATAAGTACTTGTTTCATGTGTGATATGTCAGAATTTCAGCTTCTAACTGTAATTCAGATATAGTAGAAAATTAAGCTAATCACGATTTGTTGCGTAAATTATAAAAAAGCTAACATGTACTTGTATTCTACCCTGGCAATGTGACACAATTTTACAACAGCTAAGAATAAAATATAATTTGACCGAACCCGAACACTTGTCTCTCCATCAATCCAatgttttttctttcagaaactTGTTCTCTGGAAACAAAGAATAAGTACCTCGAAGCAATAATATCTGTGTAACAGAACTGATTAATCCCCAATCTCAGTCAAAACAAGCATCTACTTGAACACGGTTTGAAACCAGCTATTACTCCACTTCCGCCAAGAAATCATCAATTTCTGCTGGGGTGAGTACTCTGAAAAAGGAAAGATGGTAATCAGCTCAGTATCAAAATTTCTGGAGCATTGGCATTTCTTGATAGTATATTTGTTTTTTAGACGGTTGCAAGACTAGTTGCAAAAGTCTCGGATTTAGCATTTCCTGGTCCAGCTTACAGTCTGAGAACTCAAAATATATATGTAAAATAACTTGCCTGAAAATTTTGTCTGCACCAATTATCCCGATCTCAATGTTTTTGCTAGAAATTTGCCCTTCAAAACTACATTGGAAAGCAGAACAATATAGTGAAAATCACTTTAACAAGAAGGGGAGGCAGAACTATAAAGATCCACTAAACGTTGTTGTTTATTTTTCATTTAGTAAATGTCAGAGAGCAGGAATAAAAAGTTACCCTTCCTTCAGCGTCAAAATAGCTGTGTGGATAGCATCATCAAGCTCCATATCCTCAGTGTACCTACAGTAAATACAGGATTTCAATAAATTTTACTACAGTAATGCAACATGGAACTGATCAAAATAAAGAATTAGAAAAAGAGCAAAAATTTAGTACCTCTTCTCAAGAAATGTCTTTGCATTCGACACATTTTTACCCATTGCCGAAGCCTTCCATGAGAAGTAGGAACCTGACGGGTCCACCTAATACCACATGGAAAGTAGATGCTTGTGAGGAAACACACAAACTGTAAAAGCCGACCAGCATTGTGCTGGAGTACTTAATACCATAGAGTCAAAAGTATGGAAACTACTAGTACCCTTCCATAAATGGTTTGGAGTAGTAGGCACATCGAGCCAAATAAGATATACTAATAGCAACATGAAAATCGAATGTAGAAATAcataagaaagctgaagaacaaaGAAAGGATAAATAAACTACCTGATACAATTGAGGACCATTATCATCAAAGCCAGCCACCAACAAAGAAACACCGAAAGGCCTCACCCCACTGCCAAATATAAGAAAATGGACATTATGCATGGTACTCAAAATCTGCAGGAAAATGTATATCTGATCCAATCCAATTAACGACAATTCGCAACCCTTCTGAGAATATAGGCTCCAAGTCGTTCCTTCAAGCAACTACTACAAGTTTATTGCCATGTTTCAAAGGCTTGCAACGTGGTCTTACTTGTTAAGTTCCTCTTTAGTTAAGTATAAATACTTGGTCAAACTTTCATATATGACATAATTCTTGTATGTAAAGAAGCGTACTATACATCTACCACCAGCTGAAAGTGTCCAATTAGACAGAAGTTGTTCTTTTTTTCTAAGTGAATAGTGTGGCTATGAATCAACCAAATGGTATAGTTTTTACACACTGAAATCTTATTCCAGGGTAATattacttgtggttaattaatAACAAGACTCCACTATCCACATGCTCGCGCTAATAATATAGAGATAGTTACCCAGATTGAGTGAACTCCTGCATAACTGCTGCAATTTCTCTGACAAGCTGCGTGACAGGGATGGTTTCCTACAATCACATTTGAAAATTACAGTCAGATCATACCGCCGCCACATCTATCTAAAATGAACCTCTTATTACCAGCTCTTACTGTGGTAGCTGCTAATGAAGGCTGTAcattataaataaaattaagaaaaggaactCATGGTAAAAAAAAGAATAGATCGCACGAAATCAATAAAAAGAATAACGGAATAAGACTTACTTTGTATAATCTGTAATATGTCTGGGCCTGTTTCCTACTTTTTCTAACCAAAACTCGAGAATCAGGGCCCATGCCACTGCAAGTGAAAATCCATAAGTAATCTTCAAGAGTAAAGAACACaataaacagaaaacaaaagaaaactagcaATAGATGATGAGATGCATAGGCAAATATATACCGTTATTTACTGTTTTTGATTGCTAAAACTACCAGCTATGTGACACTCTTATTGAGAAAAGATCCAATAACTACCAATTTAACCAGGGACTGTTTACAGTAGTGCGTTTCCCAGTGAAGCAGGAGAAGGAACACAATGATGCACCAAAGGCATACTTAAAGAAAGGAGCATGATTTCAGTCACATACTGGAAAATTTCTACTATTATTTATTGGAATTGAACGACACTGTTTACAACATAATTTGTCTGTGCACTACGTAAGCACATACGGTAAATCCAGCTTAATATCAGACGTATCACCAAAACTAGGATGCATCAAATATTAGTGAAGAAACCAACCTGTATACAACTCCAATATTATTTGTTAAAGACTGAATCTTTTGAACCTGTAACAAAACAAATTACACAATCACCAATAGACACAAATATATCGTAAATCATCTTAGTAACATTTCAAGAACATAAATATAGTAAATAAGAGCAACTCACAGAGGTTTCATCAACTAAGATCGATGGTAACTTCTTTTCGGTTGCAATTACAACACCATTAGCAGCTGCACCCATCACCaaagaataaacaaaaaaaattatttcaattACTTTTAAGTTTTCATTTTAAATTAATAAACAATGTACAATGAATTAATCTTCTCTATATGTGATATTCTTCAAGTGGACATTATGAATTGAAGTTAACAAATTCAGCTTTAACGTTAACCCTAATTTCCAAACATTGCAATCTGTCTTTCAACTAAGAATTCATCCCCAAAATCAAGCACGATGACACTTGACTAAATCAAACTCAAAGGGTTCAATTTTTTCTTAATAATTAAAATTTGTAAATCTCAAATATTCAAATTAGGTCAAGTTCCATGAAAATATAcagtgcaagaaagataatgagaattTGGGGGACAAAATACTACCTTTAATACCCAGAGAAGTCTGACCAGATCCAACTGCCATTAATGCATATTCAATCTGAACAAGCTTTCCTGACGGACTGTTGAAGAAACCAATGAtagaaaaatgattaaaaatccAGATAAATCAACAGTGTAGAGGGAGTTTGGCTAATTTAATTGTATTATCATACCTGAATGTAGTAAGAGAGAATGAATATTGACTGTCTCCCATGGCGATTCTACAGAGAGatgttgagtttgagtttgaacgATGAAAAAAATTGAAGCTTTATAAGGGAACTGGAATCCTCTCTCCCAAGAAAACAGAGACAATCAAAACAACTACTTCTACTAAAGCCCAGCAAAGGTCTAAGAAGTGGAACCGCAATCTTATTGGGACGTATTTTCAAATCAAGGCACCACATGTAAATAGTGGGTGCCAGGTATAACTTTTTCTGTGTGTCGTCATCCAATTAGAAGTTGTTCTTTTAAGTAAAGTTTGGGTGATTCCAATGGGATTGTTATCCCATGTTTCGATACCAAAAGCAGAAATAATATTGTCAAACTGTTTTCTGACTTTTCGACTTCCATAAATCGTAAAATATAACTTATGAGTATACATCTAAACACCCTATTAGTAAATAGGTAATTTGTCATTCATTGGCTCATTGTGGAACAACAGTGAAACTAGAACCGAGTGGCTAAGCTTGGGTTGGCAACCCTTCTTTTGTAGCTCGACCCTTTCTAGGCTTTTAATCGTTAGTTGATCTAATGATTTTGTTATGGTCTCATATACATGTTCATGGACTATATCATTTAAAATCACATATTTTTTACACTTTGTTGTTAAACAAATTTTTACAGACTCTTAATTTATCACCAAAAtttcattcttttaatatttttctgaaaagaaaaaaaatggcggGATCATCATAAAGTCCATGAAGAGTTCTGATCTAAACTATTTTATGAAGAATAAAAATGTTGCAATTTGCAGAAATTTATTTAATGTTTAAGTTGAATCCTAATggtctacaacaacaacatcaaatacTTGATACAACATTTATGACTATTTCGTTCAGGATACCGGCAATATCAAAAGTCGTGATATTATCAAGTAGTAGGGTCATTTTAATGCAAATAGAAATGAACTCTTAGGTAGGTATGATGATGCAAATAAATTGATTCAAAAGAAGCAACAAACCTGAGGTTGATGTGGTAGGAGGCTCATCTCTTCGATACAGATATAGTGACGATCACAGCGATCTCCTCTGGTACATCGGGATCCGATTGGTCATGAACATCGTAAGGGGATGATCTTATCAAATTCGACTGAGTTCATGATAATATTGTTAACTTGTTTTCATCTTTAaaactattttatttttaaattgttATAACGTAAAACTCGAAAAGAGTAGCAAAGGCAGAAAAAATAGTGGTTTAGTACGAAGCTTATTTTCATATTCTTTAAAGTTCAAACCCATCTAACATGAATCCTTGGTTGGTAATTTTGGACCGCCTATATCATCATATCAGGTATACTTGTTTTTCAAGCGTCTAACAAAAACATCATATTCCTCACGGGAAATAAGTTCATCCCCTCTAATTCCCACTGGCGTACCTTTTTACGGTAACTTTAATTTTGATGTTCATGGTAATCAATGCAAATATGATGGTCCAGGtcaaaaaaaacttcaaaaaccaacaaaacaaaacaaaaatgtcAACCCAAACTGCAAGCCAAACTGAACCATCATTCTCTTCAATTAATGAATTCGACATGAAAAAATATAAGAAAGTGGCAGTTGAAATAGATAAAAGACAACGATCATTTGGTATACATTACCTTAATCGGCAAGTGAGCACGAAAACTAAACTAAGCGTTGATATATTATCAGTGGTATTGAATTTTGTTTTGCGCTCATTCCATGCCATGGTAGAACATCAACCCTCAAGTCTTTATCTTTGTAATTTTTTCCAGGTAGGATCACGTCGAGTTTATTAAATGACCATATCATTCAAAATTGTGCACGTAGCATACCTTGATCTTTATATTGGACTAAAAGAAGGATATGGCCCGCAAACAATGAGAGCCACCTTATTCATAATTCTAAATACTCATTCAATATTCTTTGTGAAAAGGAgatggtaccaagtacaccaccaactttttcgttcagaaacctatatggacaaaactCAATACAGTTGCAACTGGATCTAAACAAAGATTTTTGAACAATATATATGTAAAgtttttgtcttatttttccacaatcaatatgtctagACTTAAAAGTCTGAGAATCTGATTATTATAAGAGTTCTTTGGCgatttcaaaaatcaatttctaaGATCAATCCAGTTGAATCCAAATTAATAGGATCTGAATTTTAACAAATAGAaaacttgcaatctatctttcaagatataaattcaacaagaacaagtctttttATTGATTTCAATTAATAAAACTTAAACTATTTAGATCGATTGCGTATTAATTGTGTTattcatattataaagataaaaaaatataatgcagaaaaggaataacacaagacaccacaaattttgttaacaaggaaaactgcacTTGTAGtaaaaccctgggacctcgtctaactttgaacaccaaactgtgtcaacccgctacagacactagtcaactatcagacttcagactaaaatgtagttgagaccaaattaacCCTCCAGGCAATTCAACTGTAgtcgtgctccttatgtctcttgaacctcgcaaggctccaTGCAATTGATTCACTTAGTTGACATCGTTTATAGCCTAAGAttttcttcaacctaagtgaatatttttaatattaatttgCCTCTAACATATTAGCCTATTTGATTTTCAT
Coding sequences within:
- the LOC113275264 gene encoding proteasome subunit alpha type-2-like, encoding MGDSQYSFSLTTFSPSGKLVQIEYALMAVGSGQTSLGIKAANGVVIATEKKLPSILVDETSVQKIQSLTNNIGVVYSGMGPDSRVLVRKSRKQAQTYYRLYKETIPVTQLVREIAAVMQEFTQSGGVRPFGVSLLVAGFDDNGPQLYQVDPSGSYFSWKASAMGKNVSNAKTFLEKRYTEDMELDDAIHTAILTLKEGFEGQISSKNIEIGIIGADKIFRVLTPAEIDDFLAEVE